The following proteins are encoded in a genomic region of Natrinema sp. DC36:
- a CDS encoding MFS transporter — MTRTRLFASLCGLVFLLNLARVIFAPLLDVFITEFAIGEATAGLIVTLAWVGSASLRLPTGWLLTKVPRHHIVVGSGMILAASSAIAATAATVPQLMGGAFLMGIASGVYFVSANPLLSELFPSRVGHVMGIHGAASQIAAVIAAPFVALTLIINWRLSLWAIAVGAAVVTAATWLIARNTEMPSAGGADRDFVAGALSEWRLIVTALAIVGAPVFVWQGLFNFYELYMQTKGLSDQMAGMMLTIVFAAGVPAFFFGGDLADRFPQVPYLLGIVGAFAASLLVLTAVESLFALIAVTAVVGFVIHTLFPATDTYLLDTLPDSTRASAYAVFSSIWMLTQALGSSAVGLFLERGYTYDAVFSGAALLLGGSIVVLVLLERRDKLPS; from the coding sequence GTGACCCGCACGCGACTCTTCGCCTCTCTCTGTGGCCTCGTCTTTTTGCTCAACCTCGCCAGAGTCATCTTCGCACCGCTGCTGGACGTGTTTATCACCGAATTCGCGATCGGCGAGGCGACCGCCGGACTCATCGTGACGCTCGCGTGGGTCGGGAGCGCCTCGCTTCGTCTGCCGACCGGGTGGCTCCTCACGAAGGTCCCGAGACACCACATCGTCGTCGGGTCCGGGATGATTCTCGCCGCGTCCTCGGCGATCGCGGCGACAGCGGCGACGGTCCCACAGCTTATGGGCGGGGCCTTCCTCATGGGCATAGCCTCCGGGGTCTACTTCGTCTCGGCGAATCCGCTGTTGAGCGAACTGTTTCCCTCGCGCGTCGGTCATGTCATGGGAATCCACGGGGCCGCCAGCCAGATCGCCGCGGTGATCGCCGCCCCGTTCGTCGCGCTCACGCTCATCATCAACTGGCGGCTCTCGCTGTGGGCGATCGCCGTCGGCGCAGCAGTGGTGACGGCCGCCACGTGGCTCATCGCGAGGAACACCGAGATGCCGAGTGCGGGAGGGGCCGATCGCGACTTCGTCGCCGGTGCCCTCTCGGAGTGGCGGCTCATCGTCACGGCGCTGGCGATCGTCGGCGCACCCGTCTTCGTCTGGCAGGGCCTGTTCAACTTCTACGAACTGTACATGCAGACGAAGGGACTCTCCGATCAAATGGCCGGGATGATGCTCACGATCGTCTTCGCCGCCGGCGTTCCCGCGTTTTTCTTCGGCGGCGACCTGGCAGATCGGTTTCCGCAGGTTCCGTACCTGCTCGGAATCGTCGGCGCGTTCGCCGCGAGCCTCCTCGTACTGACGGCGGTCGAGAGCCTGTTCGCGCTGATCGCGGTCACCGCGGTCGTCGGCTTCGTCATTCACACGCTGTTCCCGGCGACGGATACGTACCTCCTCGATACGCTGCCGGATTCGACGCGGGCGAGCGCCTACGCCGTGTTCAGTTCGATCTGGATGCTAACGCAGGCGCTCGGTTCATCCGCCGTGGGCCTCTTCCTCGAGCGCGGCTACACCTACGACGCGGTGTTCAGCGGTGCCGCCCTCCTCCTCGGCGGCTCGATCGTCGTTCTCGTTCTCCTCGAGCGACGAGACAAACTTCCGAGTTGA
- a CDS encoding carboxymuconolactone decarboxylase family protein gives MVSTETQAEITEYLGQVPSWIEALPEPAADHSWGIVRDLELGETELEQREKALVALGAAAAIQCPYCIRFHRAEAELEGVTDAEMSEAIAVTSGVRYFSTVLHGAEVDRDEFATETAEIAEHVEEQQSAAAGDD, from the coding sequence ATGGTATCAACCGAAACACAGGCGGAGATAACGGAGTACCTCGGACAAGTTCCGAGCTGGATCGAGGCGCTGCCGGAGCCGGCCGCGGACCACAGCTGGGGGATCGTTCGAGACCTCGAGCTCGGAGAGACGGAGCTCGAGCAGCGAGAAAAGGCGCTCGTCGCCCTCGGCGCAGCGGCGGCGATTCAGTGTCCGTACTGCATCCGGTTCCACAGAGCGGAAGCGGAACTCGAGGGGGTGACGGACGCGGAGATGTCCGAAGCGATCGCCGTCACGAGCGGCGTGCGCTACTTCTCGACGGTGCTCCACGGGGCGGAGGTCGATCGCGACGAGTTTGCGACCGAGACCGCTGAAATCGCCGAGCACGTCGAGGAGCAGCAATCTGCGGCAGCGGGTGACGACTGA
- a CDS encoding glucose 1-dehydrogenase: MSTDQFSVDGETAIITGSSSGIGKSIAERFAADGVDVVVCSREQENVDPVAEGINESDSPGRALPVECDVTDREAVDALVEATVEEFGGLDVLVNNAGASFMAQFDEISPNGWKTIVDININGTYHCTHAAAEHLKDGGGSVINLASVAGQRGSPLMSPYGAAKAAVINLTTTLSYEWADDDVRVNCIAPGFVATPGVESQMGVSADNIDREEVARRIGTVEEIADLTQFLASPASSYIVGETITAQGVPQISEDREV, translated from the coding sequence GTGAGTACGGACCAGTTCAGCGTCGACGGCGAGACCGCCATCATCACGGGCTCCTCGAGCGGAATCGGGAAGTCGATCGCGGAGCGCTTCGCCGCGGACGGCGTCGATGTCGTCGTCTGCTCGCGCGAGCAGGAGAACGTCGATCCGGTGGCCGAGGGAATCAACGAGAGCGACAGCCCCGGCCGGGCGCTGCCGGTCGAGTGCGACGTGACCGACCGCGAGGCCGTCGATGCGCTCGTCGAGGCCACCGTCGAGGAGTTCGGCGGGCTGGACGTGCTGGTCAACAACGCCGGCGCGTCCTTTATGGCCCAGTTCGACGAGATTTCGCCGAACGGCTGGAAGACGATCGTCGACATCAACATCAACGGGACCTATCACTGCACGCACGCCGCCGCGGAGCACCTCAAGGACGGCGGCGGCTCGGTGATCAACCTCGCGAGCGTCGCCGGCCAGCGCGGCTCGCCGCTGATGAGCCCCTACGGCGCGGCCAAGGCCGCCGTGATCAATCTGACGACGACGCTCTCCTACGAGTGGGCCGACGACGACGTCCGCGTCAACTGTATCGCGCCGGGCTTCGTCGCCACGCCGGGCGTCGAGAGCCAGATGGGCGTCTCCGCGGACAACATCGACCGCGAGGAGGTCGCGCGCCGAATCGGCACCGTCGAGGAGATCGCCGACCTCACCCAGTTTCTCGCCAGCCCCGCCTCGTCGTACATCGTCGGCGAGACGATCACCGCCCAGGGCGTCCCGCAGATCAGCGAAGACCGCGAGGTCTGA
- a CDS encoding lactate 2-monooxygenase, translating into MTSDTPDYGPDRQAEVYLSGMLEDERPEFPVSYEDLEERAREELSEEAFAYVAGGAGSESTVAANDRAFDAWQIVPRIMRDISERDLSVELFGREYPAPVMLAPIGVQSILHEEAELAVARAASEFGVPMICSSVSSYSMEEVSDELGESPGWFQLYWSSDRDVAASFLERAEDAGYEAVVVTLDTPKMGWRERDIELGYLPFLEAQGLKNYFEDPAFRERLEVDPRDDEEAAIASWQACFGDASLTWDDLEWLQAQTDLPIVVKGVLHPDDAREAVERGVDGMVVSNHGGRQVDGAIPALDALPDVVDAVADATAADREVPVLFDSGIRRGSDVIRAIALGADAVLLGRPYALGLGIGGEDGVSAVLENLLADLDLTVGLSGCASIDEIDRSTIRRAER; encoded by the coding sequence ATGACATCAGACACCCCCGATTACGGACCGGATCGCCAGGCCGAGGTCTATCTCAGCGGAATGCTCGAGGACGAACGCCCCGAGTTTCCCGTCTCCTACGAGGACCTCGAGGAACGCGCCCGCGAGGAACTCAGCGAGGAGGCGTTCGCCTACGTCGCGGGCGGCGCGGGCTCGGAGTCGACGGTCGCCGCGAACGACCGCGCCTTCGACGCGTGGCAGATCGTCCCCCGAATCATGCGGGACATCTCCGAACGCGACCTCTCGGTCGAGCTCTTCGGCCGCGAGTACCCCGCGCCCGTCATGCTCGCGCCCATCGGCGTCCAGTCGATCCTCCACGAGGAGGCCGAACTGGCCGTCGCCCGCGCGGCGAGCGAGTTCGGAGTGCCGATGATCTGTAGCTCCGTTTCCTCGTACTCGATGGAGGAGGTCAGCGACGAACTCGGCGAGAGCCCGGGCTGGTTTCAGCTCTACTGGAGTTCCGATCGGGACGTGGCGGCCAGTTTCCTCGAGCGCGCCGAGGACGCGGGCTACGAGGCCGTCGTCGTCACGCTCGACACGCCCAAAATGGGGTGGCGGGAGCGCGACATCGAACTCGGCTACCTGCCCTTCCTCGAGGCGCAGGGCCTGAAAAACTACTTCGAGGATCCGGCCTTCCGCGAGCGACTCGAGGTGGATCCGCGGGACGACGAGGAGGCCGCGATCGCGTCCTGGCAGGCCTGCTTCGGCGACGCCTCGCTGACCTGGGACGACCTCGAGTGGCTTCAGGCCCAGACCGATTTGCCGATCGTCGTCAAGGGTGTCCTGCATCCCGACGACGCTCGCGAGGCGGTCGAACGCGGCGTCGACGGGATGGTCGTCTCGAACCACGGCGGCCGGCAGGTCGACGGCGCGATTCCGGCGCTGGACGCGCTACCGGACGTCGTCGACGCGGTCGCGGACGCGACCGCCGCCGACCGCGAGGTTCCCGTCCTCTTCGACAGCGGCATCCGGCGCGGGAGCGACGTGATCCGGGCGATCGCGCTCGGTGCCGACGCGGTCCTGCTGGGTCGACCCTACGCGCTCGGGCTCGGAATCGGCGGCGAGGACGGCGTCAGCGCCGTCCTCGAGAACCTGCTCGCCGATCTCGATCTGACGGTCGGGCTCTCGGGGTGTGCGAGTATCGACGAAATCGACCGGTCGACGATCCGGAGGGCCGAGCGATGA